From a region of the Alnus glutinosa chromosome 1, dhAlnGlut1.1, whole genome shotgun sequence genome:
- the LOC133871735 gene encoding heat stress transcription factor A-5-like, whose translation MDGAPTTSGSGGGGGGGPAPFLIKTCDMVDDSTTDEIVSWSQNKTSFVVWNPPEFARVLLPVFFKHNNFSSFIRQLNTYCLSKRDEVRAVFLPGSEVPNWFSH comes from the exons ATGGACGGAGCTCCGACGACGAGCGGGAGCGGAGGAGGAGGGGGAGGCGGCCCGGCGCCGTTTCTGATAAAGACGTGCGACATGGTGGACGACTCGACGACGGACGAGATCGTGTCGTGGAGCCAGAACAAGACGAGCTTCGTGGTGTGGAACCCGCCCGAGTTTGCCCGGGTCCTCCTCCCCGTCTTTTTCAAGCACAACAACTTCTCCAGCTTCATCCGCCAGCTCAACACCTAt TGCCTGTCCAAGCGTGACGAGGTTCGTGCCGTTTTCCTCCCTGGTAGTGAAGTTCCAAATTGGTTCAGCCATTAG
- the LOC133871725 gene encoding disease resistance protein RPV1-like, which translates to MAAQTLLSPSEHRWNYDVFLSFRGVDTRKTFIDHLYTTLVHAGIHTFRDDNELRRGNHISNELLKAIQGSRVSIVVFSKGYASSSWCLDELVEILHCKNTIGQTFLPIFYDVNPSDVRRQTGSFAKAFSRHEEQFQEEMERVQKWKAALTEAANYSGWDIQNVANGYESRFIKKIVEEVLHKVNNACLDIAKHPISIDYRAEKIKALLNLRTSDVRIVGIYGMGGIGKTTLAKAVYNQIYNEFEGSSCLLNIKESSEQLHGLVHLQEQLLSDVLKTKNLKIANVDRGINLIKERFRCTRVLVILDDVDHLKQLNSLAGSSEWFGPGSRIILTTRDEHLLTELEVHEKYKVEELNHEESLQLFSWHAFRIAHPIEDYRELSISIVNYVGGLPLALEILGSSLSGRSTIEWKTTLEKLQKHPHHEIQKILRMSFDSLDDDTVKDTFLDIACFFLGMDKDYAIKIFDGCGFFPDIGINILIERSLVTINDKNELRMHDLIRDMGREVVREMSPKNPGKRSRLWFRENVLDVLNKHLGSKAIEGLNLSLPALEVEDV; encoded by the exons ATGGCTGCTCAAACCCTTCTATCACCTTCTGAACATCGTTGGAATTACGATGTCTTCTTGAGTTTTAGAGGTGTAGACACTCGCAAAACCTTCATCGATCACCTCTACACCACCTTGGTGCATGCCGGAATTCACACCTTCCGAGATGATAACGAGCTTCGTAGAGGGAACCACATCTCTAACGAACTGCTCAAAGCTATTCAAGGTTCAAGGGTTTCTATTGTGGTTTTCTCTAAAGGCTATGCTTCTTCCAGTTGGTGCCTTGATGAGCTTGTGGAGATCTTGCACTGTAAGAATACCATAGGCCAAACTTTTCTTCCCATATTTTATGATGTGAACCCCTCGGACGTGCGAAGACAAACCGGATCTTTTGCCAAAGCATTTTCTAGGCACGAAGAGCAGTTTCAGGAGGAGATGGAGAGGGTGCAGAAGTGGAAAGCAGCTCTTACTGAAGCTGCAAACTATTCCGGTTGGGATATCCAAAACGTTGCAAACGG GTACGAATCAAGGTTCATCAAGAAAATTGTTGAAGAAGTTTTGCATAAAGTGAACAATGCTTGCTTGGATATTGCCAAACATCCAATAAGTATAGATTATCGTGCTGAAAAGATTAAAGCTTTATTAAATCTTCGAACAAGTGATGTTCGCATTGTAGGCATCTATGGCATGGGTGGAATCGGTAAAACAACCTTAGCCAAAGCTGTTTATAACCAAATATATAATGAGTTTGAAGGAAGCAGTTGtcttttaaatattaaagaaaGTTCCGAACAACTCCATGGTTTAGTTCATTTgcaagaacaacttctttcTGATGTCTTAAAAACCAAGAACTTGAAGATTGCCAATGTTGATAGAGGAATCAATTTGATTAAGGAAAGATTTCGTTGTACAAGAGTTCTTGTTATCCTTGATGATGTGGATCACTTGAAACAACTCAATTCATTAGCTGGAAGCTCTGAATGGTTTGGTCCAGGAAGTAGAATCATTTTAACAACTCGAGATGAACATTTGTTAACCGAACTTGAAGTGCATGAAAAATATAAGGTTGAGGAATTGAATCATGAGGAATCTCTTCAACTTTTTAGTTGGCATGCCTTTAGGATAGCTCATCCAATAGAAGATTACCGAGAGCTTTCAATTAGTATAGTTAATTATGTGGGAGGGCTTCCATTAGCTCTTGAAATTTTGGGTTCCTCTCTATCAGGAAGAAGCACTATTGAGTGGAAAACtacattggaaaaattacaaaaacatccTCACCATGAGATTCAGAAAATACTTAGAATGAGCTTTGATTCACTAGATGATGATACTGTGAAGGACACATTCCTTGATATTGCGTGTTTCTTTCTTGGCATGGACAAAGATTATGCCATCAAAATATTTGATGGTTGTGGTTTCTTTCCGGATATTGGTATTAATATTCTCATTGAGAGGTCTCTCGTGACAATCAATGACAAAAATGAGTTGAGGATGCATGATTTGATTCGCGATATGGGAAGGGAGGTTGTTCGAGAAATGTCACCCAAGAATCCTGGAAAACGCAGTAGATTGTGGTTTCGTGAGAATGTCTTAGATGTGCTTAACAAACATCTG GGATCAAAAGCAATAGAGGGTCTCAACCTAAGTCTACCTGCACTTGAAGTTGAAGATGTATAA